The Acidobacteriota bacterium region GTTCAATTCCGGCAAATGCGGCTCATCTTTTTCGCGTTCCATGGTGATGCGTTCAAGGGTTCGCGATTCGTCAATGATGCGTTCAAAGAGGCGACGAATGGCGCCGCCATCAAGCGGTCCCGGATTAATGCCGGTGACGTGGCGAATCACTTCAGCTTCGCGGGTCGGTGAATAGACCGGGATTCCCAATTCGTGTTTGATACGTCCGATTTCCAGCGCACATTGCGAGCGCCGGTTCAGGAGTTTGACCAACTCTTCATCAAGTCTATCGATTTCGTCACGCCAATCACTGATGTCCAATTCAACCCTCAATCATTTCGGTAAAATCAAAACTTCGCTTTAAAAATTCCAGCGCATCAGCACGCGCTTATCAAGTGGCAATTGGTTTTCGGCTTCTTCGCGACGAATTGTTTTGAACGGTTCCGTCAATTCATCATCACCAAGAATTCTGAAACCCAGTTTTTCATAAAACGGCGCATTCCACGCGACATCCATAAATGTCGATAAAGTAATCGCCGAAAACCCTGCTGAGTTTGCCCAATCACCAACTGCAAAAATCAACCTTGTTCCCAACCCTTTTCTGCCGTGTTCGGGAACGACATCCAATTCGTGCAGGTAAACTTCATCGTCTAAAATTCGCACCGCCGCAAACCCTACCGGATGATTCTCGCAATCGACAACTACCCATAAAAGATTTTCCTGTTGTCGCGCCTTATAAAACTCAAGCGAATGGGGTTCGCTATCGACCAGATAATCATAAGGCGTCTCGCGAAAAAGTTTTGCCGCCGCACATTCGATTTCCGGCATCCGCATCACTTCATCAAGTTCCGCCAGGCGAATGGTATATTCGGAAATCGCCATCCTACTGCACACCTCTCAGAGAAACCAACCGCT contains the following coding sequences:
- a CDS encoding GNAT family N-acetyltransferase, which codes for MAISEYTIRLAELDEVMRMPEIECAAAKLFRETPYDYLVDSEPHSLEFYKARQQENLLWVVVDCENHPVGFAAVRILDDEVYLHELDVVPEHGRKGLGTRLIFAVGDWANSAGFSAITLSTFMDVAWNAPFYEKLGFRILGDDELTEPFKTIRREEAENQLPLDKRVLMRWNF
- the pheA gene encoding chorismate mutase, whose protein sequence is MDISDWRDEIDRLDEELVKLLNRRSQCALEIGRIKHELGIPVYSPTREAEVIRHVTGINPGPLDGGAIRRLFERIIDESRTLERITMEREKDEPHLPELNANAINEAEEEK